Within the Trichoderma breve strain T069 chromosome 3, whole genome shotgun sequence genome, the region GCAATTGCAGGTGAGTTGCCCGGCACTGGTACATCCCAGCCCCTGACAGGTGCGCTAGCTTCACTAACGGTTAGCACACTTGGCGCTGGGCGAGTCCCCCGAATCGGTGTGACGCAATTATTGAACTGGAATGCGGAAATGCTAATGCAGCTCCGTGCCTCCATTTGTGTCTGGACTTGAGTAGGTGAGCTTTGCTGCCGGTGATGCTTGTTGGATCTAAATCTTCTGGGGTGGCTGTGGAGGTATAAAGCATTCATTCAGCTGAATTCTTGTCGTAGTCGTATTCGTGTGTGAGTCAATTCGTGCTCGACATTCTGTACGAGTAAGTGCATGTATCTGTCcatatacatgtaggcaAAGAGTTACTCGCATACTAGGTGAATCTCTTTATTTTGTGCCAGTTCTTTGTTCAAGAGATTGCCATTCGcaagctcatctccatcaattGAGTGATTTCTATCCGATAACCTCAACATTCCAATAATCTGCTTCGTCTTTGTTCTTCCACCTTTGGTCCGTGCGTCTTCGTCATTCACTACCTCCTCCAAAAAAGACTCCCCAGACGGAAGAAACGGCGTTTCCGCCTCTTGATCCAAACCAAACTTGCTATCGAGTACCCTCTCTAATTCATTGCTATTAAGTAAATAGAGTTTCCGCAACGATGTATATGATATGCTTCCCTTGTTATGATGAGACGTGTAAGATGGAACAAACGGAGAACTCCGAAAGGGTGCTACCTGATAGACACCTATTCACACAATAACCAAATCACAGCTCTACCATCTCTCAAGTCATGGATGCCAATGTCCAAAAAAGCTCATAATGCTGTATTAATTCGGAGATTCGTCAAAATACACGTTTCTATAGAAACAATTCTAACAAGCAGAGTCTTGTCTAGCAAAATCATAAACGCATCATCTATGCGAAATGCATCAAAACATCCAAACATGGCTCCATGCATACCATACCCAAAATCACTCTACTGAAAGACCAATGCTTCCTCCCGCCTCCTCCGTAAGGCCCACGCCACCGGCATTATTCTGCGCATCATCAAGATCCGCCTGGCCCTTGgtgcccatcccatccagcTCACCACCTTCCATTACAGTCAGGAGCTCCAGCTCATCGTCCTTGGAATAGACGCGGATGCCCACAATGCACACGGCGTTCCACGGCGCcggcatcttctcttcctccgtaTCGTAGTCGTCCCGCGCTGCAGGGCTGGGATACGGGAAGGATCTGGGCTTGCGTGTGTAGTCGTCGCTGCTATACAGCTCTTCCCAGTCCTCGACTGGGGAGTCGGATGAGTCTCCAtctgattcttcttctacagCCGGGGCATCTTCAGCTGGTGTTGTCTTCTCCTCAGTCTTCTCCTCAGCGTCAGCAGCCGGCTTGGGCTCATCAGCTGCGTCTTCCGAGGCAGGGGGAGCTCCACTAATCGGCGGCacgtcttccttcttctcttctgaAGGGAAAACGATGGCATCCTCTGACTTTGGAGTGTCCGTGGGTGAACCGTCAGAATCAGAATCTGAGCCGTCAttgatgtccttgagcgAAAGTTTGCCaacatcaatggcatcgatTGATGCGGCCAGGGAATCCTTCTCTTCCGCATCCTCAGATTTTTGCTTGATCTCGACAGTGGGCTCAACAACGTCCGgtcgcttcttctcctcggcttccttcttcttgagctccttcCTCcgctccttcttctcgccattcttctgcttctgcttcttagCAATATCACGGCTGATGTGACGCCTCTCCCACTGCCTGCGGCGCTCCTGCTGGCGGCACGAGGAGGCCTTTTGCTGGTCTCGCTGCTTGCGGATCTTGGCGACCTTGTCCATGTGCTCCCACGCCTTGCTGTGCGCCAAGTCGTAAGCATATCCAACTTGGGCAAGCTTTTCGTTTTCGACGCGGCCTTGGCTTTCTCTCTTGACCACGTCCTCCACAGATGGCTGCTCCTGGTCACGCTGACCAGTTACCTTGAGATAAACGGTATAGTTTCCAGAGGGGAGATCAGGAAGCTCCACTGAGACTGATCGCTTCATGAAGTAGTTGCCGTGAGATCGCACAATGTAATCTTCCGCATCAGGTCGGTCTTCGTAGTGGAGGCGGAAGTGGAGGCGGAAGCTATACTGGCCCTGAAGACCCTTGAAGTATCGGCCATCCAATTGAGATAAAACGAGAATCAGCGGAGAGTCCTTGGTCAGCTTGATGCGGAACTTTTCATGATACTCGGCCTTCCACGGAACGTCGACGCCGATCCACCgctggcagcagcgccagtcGGGGTCTCTGAACAAGCGAGTCCGGTCAAAGTGAGTGTATTTGCGGACCAAGTCTTCAAAGGAGATCCAAAACACTGAGTCGCTGCCAAACTTGTGTCCCAGCTCCTCTTGAACTTCGGTGGTCCACTCCTTGGAGCCGTCGCTCCATGGACCCTCCCAAAGGCCCTTGCGGATTTCTCCCCAGGGGTTGCGGAGCTTTACCAGGCGTTGGCCTGACTTGAGAGTGCGGGCATCGGTGACAACGTAAGCGTGGGCCTCACTAATGCCATCACGCTGTCCGTAGCCATAGTCCAAGAGGCCCGTCGAGCAGCCAAACATAAACTCCTTGTTGACCTTGGACATTTCATTGTCCCAAAATTCATCAAGGTCGAGAATGTCAGACGTGAGCAGCTCAGTAGTAACTCCACCGGAGAGATCCTCCAAGCCCTCTCCGATCCATCCACCCGAAAGCGAGGCATAGTCTCCGTGGGCTTTCGCGTAGGCCTTCTCCAGGAGCGGCACCCAGGTCTCATTTTGGTCCTTGCACTGGGCAAAGAACAGTGCCTTGGAGCCCGTCTGATATGTCTTTCTATAGACAGATTCAACATCTTCGCGGTCGatctgctggaggaggtcaCGCTGCATGCTCGGTGAGTCCCAGCAGGGAGACTTGAGATACAGCTTGTCGTCGACAATTGAGTAGACCCACTCTCCATCTCTGTAGAAGACAAATCCGTAAATACCAACTTCTGTTGAAAAAAGAATGGTCAGCATCGCTATCATGTACAACATCACCGGCGTGTCTCTATCTTACTGGTATCATAGGCGACGCAACAGCGCTTCACGCCATCTTTGACACTAGCCAATGCAGTCAAGCTGGACATCAGCCAGCAGTCGCCGAGGCCTCCTTGCTTCACATCGCTTCCGTCGACATTGCCCATGAATGTGGGCTTGTCGAAAATCTCATGAACTCTCTTAACAGCCTTTGGGACGACAGCTTTGGAGCCCAGCAGAGTAGATCTGCTAACCTCAAACTTGTTGGTGCCAATGTAGTTGAGCGTGTTACCCTTTTCGTACTTTAAATCCCAGTCCTAGTGATAACGGTCAGCCAACCCATATAAACAGAGCAATTCTCCAAGTGGTCACTCACCAGATCCCAGCCAGGGTCACGGTATCTCATATTGACTCTCTTGCACTCCTTAACAATCTTTTGGACCTTGCGTCGGCATTCTTCAGCAGCCCGCTCGTATCCTTCCGAGATCAACTCGTTCGGCCGATCCAACCCCGACCGCGGTGCGACAACGGGGTCAAAGGGAAGCACTGAAAGTGCCTTGTGAAACTTGCGGTTCGAAAATTTCTTCCATACTTTGTTGATGGACTGCTGGGGCGgcagtctcttcttccgcttcttcttctggtccTGGTTGTTGCCTGACGAGGCCGGTTGCGAGCGCGGACGACGAGGGTCGTCTGACTCTTCTGATGAGCTGTAACCGTGCATCTTGTGTCTATATTCTATCGCAAGAAACCAAAACAGCAAAACAAATGTACTCTAAAGAGTGATGGGTGAAAATATGAAGGAATGTGGCATGCAATGAAATGGAGGAAAGGCTCAGGAGCAGAGCCGGTGTTCGGGGGGCAAGGCCATAAATACTCATACACAGATTTTCTTCTAGTCCCAAACCTTCTTTAACTATCTACGGAAACTGCCTAACTGTCCGGCACGAGGGCGAGGCAAATTTGGCGTGGCTTTGCGACTTTCACCGACAACAAAGGATGGACGCCCATTTGCCATATCAGACAAAGAGGCCTCGGACCCATGCTAGGCCCAACCTCTAGCTGGAGCCGCCGGCTTTGAGATCTGTACATACGCTTGTGGGGTGCGCTATCGGTCGGGGCTAGGATGGGGGGCCGCCGTGGACATCCCTTGTTTGGTACTGTATGGAGTATGCATGCCTACAGTAGGACAAAGAAGACGCTGACGGACGGGCCAATGTCgagtgaagatgaagccagcTTCAGGCGGCAACGAGGTCCTTCTCGAGTTGAGCCATGAAAGGCGGCAGTTGGTCATTGGATCATGACTGCTGCCAAAGGATCTCTCCGCATGAAGCCCTTTGTTGCACAAATTGGCTCTTTTCATACTCTCCTCAGCTTATCCAACCAGAAGCGGTGCTGAAAACTGTCAGAAGATGGTGGGCAAGCGCATTGACGCCCAAACGAGGTGCGTTGCGTGTGTATAAGTGCTGTGTGTACTGTGTCTTGTCACCGTGGGTGGCGTGGGAACCATGTATGTAATCACGCCGTTTCTTCCCAAGACAAAGCCTCCTTGGCTGATAAATCCGCAGAATGATGTGCAATTCTCTTATCCGCAACGACCTTTTGCTTTGAAGGGTCTTACAGCAAGCGTATCCACTGAATCGTTTGAATCCGTGGGGTCCGACGTTCCCCCTGACCGCAGGGTCCCACACAACCACAGCCGCCAACTGTCTagcgggatgggatggatgtcTCAAAGGGATTTTCGTTTTTCAGGGTCCAAACACCATCACGACGACTCAGCTGGTTGCCTGGACCGGGCCATGGTTGAATCGCCGCGGATTCACAAAGAGAATCGCATTGGGCAGTAGATCAAGGTGAGGAGGTTAGTAGCGGATGTCCAGAGGAAAATATTGGCCTATCACTGCCGTGATCACGTCTTATGCTGACCACCAAAGACGAGCCCAAACAGCGCAGTGCATAAGGGTAGTCTGGGCTCCTTGCATATCGCGGCTCGTTTTACAGGCTGATCCGACAAAAGAGGGATAATGTGACTGGGAGTTGCGGACGCTTGGCTGTTACCAGAGCCCGCATAAGATCAACATTTGCCACTTCCGACGCCGGGGGCTCAATAGTATCGCTTGGACTGTACGAACAAACGAAAGAACGGTCTCGCTCCCTCGCAAGCACCAGAGTGCTGTGCTCCCATCCCCTTCCTATTCCATTCATTCTTTCCTCTCTCGTATACAGTATGGAGGGTGCCAAGGGTGCCAGTAAGACAGATACCTTCTCTTTCAAGGTGATCGACAAGTGCAATTGACGCTCTCCGAAACGCTGTCCGATACCGAATACCCCGAAGGAAGTGTGTCTGCGTCAACTCGCGGCGCTTAAGTGCAATCACAATCCATCCCGTTTGATACCCGAAACTCGGGGTTTTTAGGTTGGCATTCACAAGAGTCAATAGTGCCCGATGAAGGAGCGCTGGTGCTGCGAGGGAACCTCAGCACAACCGAGACGCCACCACTCACAACCCGAGAGAATGTCTGGCTTGACCGCCAAGGAGGACGAAATCGCAAAATGGCGGCCACACCGACAGCCTAGAGGCGCAAAAACGAGACGCGGTGCTCGTCCGTCAAGAGGTCACACACAGTACCAGGTAGCCCCCAAGTAGTCGGTACCCAGACTCTGGACCAGAACTGGAGCAGAGCCTCTGAGCATCGAGAGCCGACAAGCGTCGCTTCAACCTCTGGGGAACGGCTGAAGGACCCTGACAGCCGCCACAAGCACGATTCCCCACCATCCAGTGCCGACGAGACAATGCGCGGCTGCAGAAACACGTGGCTGCAAATCGCCATTGCCGAATATCTCCTCAGCCGGATATCGAGGCCGGTGAATCACCTGCTGGATTGATCGTATCCAGAAATAGGGCAACAGGCAGCCGAGTCTGGGGGAGGCTGAATCTTTGATGCGCGTCAGAGGCGAGGCTGAATCTGAATTGCTggggggatgaagaagcgaAGCCAGTATCGTAAAGGGCAAGTAAAAAGCTGTAGGGCACAAGCAGGCAGAATCAGGACCCCTAAAATTGCTGTGCTGAAATTACCCGTAGCGAATCAACCAATTACTAAGGCGGGCGGTGGCGCCTTACAGTGGCCGTGGCGGGTGTTGGTTCCCCTTCTGGAGGGCCTTCCAGAACCCCTGCATGGCGATAAGGTTTTCTCTTATCAGGCTGCCTCCGAAGACGGGCCTCTTTGAATGATTCATTTCTCTCGTCCAATGGCAATTTGATGACAGATTGGCGGCTATATTGCACTGTGCTGGAATTAATTGGTTCTTGATATTGCGACATTTTTGATGCTACCTGCTCATGTGGTTTGCTGCCTAGAGGTTGCTTGACCGTGAAGCTTTAGTGCCGGGCGTCTTATTGGCGCTAACAAGCACAGTAGTGTAGGACTTGGTGATGTGGGTTGCTGTAGTTGTGAAAGCTCATGACCACAAGAATGAGTCAATGCCGTATATATGGGATACTCGCCATATGAGGAACTATTGTTCGAGCTGAAGAGTTGGCAAATAAGCTCCGAAAAGAGCCTCAATCATGAGTAGCAGAGACGTCTCCCCTCGTTCTACAGCTGGCTCATAAGCTATTGTATGTAAGTCATCGTAGGCATATGCACGTATATACACCTCTGAGCATGTATTACATGCATATTCGATATTAAAATCTCATATTGGTAGTTTCACTTGGGTAGTTGACAAATAGCTCCTTCTTTCACCAAAGAGTTATTATCATGACGAGCAGAGAAACTCATCTGTTAACTAATGACGCTTGTAAGCCATCAAAGACGAATACACGTATACAGGCTTCAAACATACGCTTCATTTCCCATATTCAAATCTTAAAAATGGCAACGTAACTTTCATTATTCCTAACAATCCGCAACTCGTGTACTCGCCGTCTTTGGATTCGGAGCCTGCTCCCCCAAAGCTCTCGGCAAcgcctcctctctctcagcctcaacatcgtcttcatccactCCCACAACAAACACCTCCCGATTCCTCCTCTCCACACGCCTCCTCCACGGCCCGTAAACCAAAACAGACCCTATCCCAACAATGACAAAAAGCCCACATATGCTCCCGCCAATAATGTCAAAGTGGTCTCCAACAGCCGAGACGCCGTCCCAGAAGCGGCCCGTCGGGTTTGCCACGTTCTGCGCCAGTGACAGGAcctggatgatgccgatgaaAGCAGAAACAACAACGGTGATGCCAGTGAGGACAATGGAGTAATACAAAATGGCAACAACGTCTCGCGAAAAGGCCTTGGACGTGTAGagtgccatcatcaacgcccCGTCAGTGCTATCTACAAGACACATGCCAGCTAAAAGAAAACCCATGTCAGAATTCAGAACGTCCATTACTCTCGTCAAGCAAACTCACATGTAAACAGAATTGGGAAAATGAGAATCAGCCAGATGCTTGTCCCCTGCACGGCTTGGATGCTCGCAATTCCCAAAACAGCAATCTCTGAGCTCGTATCAAACCCGAGCCCAAAAACCACGCCCAGCGGATACATCTTCCACGGCCGGTCAATCGTTTTGAGGAACACTTTCAGAAGTCGCGTCATAAACCCGCCTCCCTCGAGCTGAAGCTGGTTATTCGCCTGCGCCGCAGCagcgtcttcctcgtccagatcatcgccatcgccagcccTCCGCTGCGCAAGAACCTCTTTGAGCCTCTTTACCAGCTTATAAAGCACCCATCCATTACCCAAACATAAAATTATGAGCACTGCCGCACTGACGCTCGTACCAATGATGTTTCCCACTCGTTGGAACCCGTCAAAGCGTTCTCTTAATGCACCACTCGTCGCCGCGACGACATGCACGTAATGATCACGATAGTGCTGTGACCAAGTGAGAAGAACGTCCCTACGGTGGCTGGTCGCTGTCCAGAAGCAATAAGCCGCCTCGTCATGAGGTCAATTGCCGCGATGTGATCTGCATCGAGAGCATGGCGAAGGCCCAGGGCGTATGAAAGCGCAGCAGGCGAGATGAGAGCCggatggaaatggaggaCTATGGCGACGACGATCCATACCAGGAGATTGACAgtgatgagaatggcaatTATGCGGATGCTGTTGGAGGGGATGCCATGAAGAAACTTGGGCTTGGGGGGAAGTCGGACAGAGGGGAACTGGAGGGGCATCGTTGACGAGGCGGAATCATCGCTCTGCGACCTCTCGAACCAGCAATTATCGTGGAAAAGAATAGCAGCTGTTTATTTTTGCCCTTTGATATTTATCCGTAGAAGCAGcccctctcctccatcttaGGGCTGCGTTTATCAATACCCGCGATTGCTGCACACGGCACGACATCAAGTTTCGATATCAGCGTTGCATCACCAAACCAGGACTAATAAGCGATTGCCCCGCCTGTGATTTGCTGATAAGGACGGGCGGAATTGGAGCTAAGATCGCGATATACAATTTAGTTTGGAGATAGCTGGACGGCGTTGTGTAATACCGCTTGTAGCGCTTACACATCGTATCTACTGTGACCAATGTGTGTATACAGATACATGTAGTCTTGAGTAAAAGGTGGGAATATCAGTAATTTTTGATACATCTTGGTTTTATTATCTAGAGGCAGATTCAATAATCCTGCTTGCGCTTGGTAGGTAGTtgagcaagaaaagaagaaatgcaGAAATGCAGTAAATGCGGGGAAGACCGCTGCTCGAGTCATTTCTCCATACATGCAATCCATATTATATCTTGCATGAGGCACCAGTTCACGATATCGTTACATGTCTATGAATTAATCCAAATTCCTACACATTCTATATCATTCAATGCAATCTCATT harbors:
- a CDS encoding calpain family cysteine protease domain-containing protein; the encoded protein is MHGYSSSEESDDPRRPRSQPASSGNNQDQKKKRKKRLPPQQSINKVWKKFSNRKFHKALSVLPFDPVVAPRSGLDRPNELISEGYERAAEECRRKVQKIVKECKRVNMRYRDPGWDLDWDLKYEKGNTLNYIGTNKFEVSRSTLLGSKAVVPKAVKRVHEIFDKPTFMGNVDGSDVKQGGLGDCWLMSSLTALASVKDGVKRCCVAYDTKVGIYGFVFYRDGEWVYSIVDDKLYLKSPCWDSPSMQRDLLQQIDREDVESVYRKTYQTGSKALFFAQCKDQNETWVPLLEKAYAKAHGDYASLSGGWIGEGLEDLSGGVTTELLTSDILDLDEFWDNEMSKVNKEFMFGCSTGLLDYGYGQRDGISEAHAYVVTDARTLKSGQRLVKLRNPWGEIRKGLWEGPWSDGSKEWTTEVQEELGHKFGSDSVFWISFEDLVRKYTHFDRTRLFRDPDWRCCQRWIGVDVPWKAEYHEKFRIKLTKDSPLILVLSQLDGRYFKGLQGQYSFRLHFRLHYEDRPDAEDYIVRSHGNYFMKRSVSVELPDLPSGNYTVYLKVTGQRDQEQPSVEDVVKRESQGRVENEKLAQVGYAYDLAHSKAWEHMDKVAKIRKQRDQQKASSCRQQERRRQWERRHISRDIAKKQKQKNGEKKERRKELKKKEAEEKKRPDVVEPTVEIKQKSEDAEEKDSLAASIDAIDVGKLSLKDINDGSDSDSDEEKKEDVPPISGAPPASEDAADEPKPAADAEEKTEEKTTPAEDAPAVEEESDGDSSDSPVEDWEELYSSDDYTRKPRSFPYPSPAARDDYDTEEEKMPAPWNAVCIVGIRVYSKDDELELLTVMEGGELDGMGTKGQADLDDAQNNAGGVGLTEEAGGSIGLSVE
- a CDS encoding high-affinity nickel-transport protein domain-containing protein, producing the protein MPLQFPSVRLPPKPKFLHGIPSNSIRIIAILITVNLLVWIVVAIVLHFHPALISPAALSYALGLRHALDADHIAAIDLMTRRLIASGQRPATLVKRLKEVLAQRRAGDGDDLDEEDAAAAQANNQLQLEGGGFMTRLLKVFLKTIDRPWKMYPLGVVFGLGFDTSSEIAVLGIASIQAVQGTSIWLILIFPILFTSGMCLVDSTDGALMMALYTSKAFSRDVVAILYYSIVLTGITVVVSAFIGIIQVLSLAQNVANPTGRFWDGVSAVGDHFDIIGSVLVYGPWRRRVERRNREVFVVGVDEDDVEAEREEALPRALGEQAPNPKTASTRVADC